From the Gadus chalcogrammus isolate NIFS_2021 chromosome 15, NIFS_Gcha_1.0, whole genome shotgun sequence genome, one window contains:
- the LOC130404470 gene encoding inhibitor of nuclear factor kappa-B kinase subunit alpha-like isoform X1, producing MERAALRQTQQCGPWEMKERLGTGGFGHVNLYQHLETGDKIALKLCRLELNQKNKDRWSREIQIMKKLSHVNVVEAREVPLELSSIGLNDLPLLAMEYCSKGDLRKMLNKPENCCGLKESEVLSLLSDIGSGIRYLHANKIIHRDLKPENIVLQDVRGKLVHKIIDLGYAKDLDQGSLCTSFVGTLQYLAPELFENKPYTVTVDYWSFGTMIFECVCGFRPFLHHMQPVQWTSKVKNKGPKDIMAVEDMNGEVRFSTHLPYPNNLSRPLLEPVESLLQMMLLWDPATRGGGTDPESNHPCFYTTLHNILSMKVIHVLDMTSAQLHSIVLGPEESLHSLQQRLETHTHSHVPPRSQELLLETGVSLDPRWPPAHCLPEGLAGWDRSIVYLFDKSLTKYSGPLTARPLPDSVNFIVRETKTQLPLAALRKVWGEAVSYICGLKQDYVRLYGGREAAMRSLLHYNTNLTRYKNMLFSQSQQLRAKLAFFKISIQNDLELYSEQRHTGISSEKMLKTWNENEEKAAAFTQVAEVGYLDEEIVSLHCEIVELRRSPFARSQGDVMGQLEEKAIELYKQLKAKCKSPDPPHGYSDSSEMVKAILQTVQNQDRVLKDLYTHLSTILVCKQRIVDLFPKLEGAVESIKAAETTVMQMQMKRQKEFWYLLKIARAQTEPPSLPTVPKTTASETVHQLLEENQHYLSQLTSLLQDTTQETGNSVMDEDWSWIQHDSGKAQSLIS from the exons ATGGAGAGAGCTGCCCTCAGACAGACCCAGCAGTGCGGTCCCTGGGAGATGAAGGAGCGGCTGGGAACAGGAGGATTCGGCCATGTGAACCTCTACCAACATCta GAGACGGGAGACAAGATTGCTTTGAAACTTTGCCGCCTAGAATTGAACCAAAAGAACAAAGATCGCTGGAGCAGAGAGATACAAATAATGAAAAA GCTGAGTCATGTGAACGTAGTGGAAGCAAGAGAAGTTCCATTAGAACTGAGTTCCATCGGACTTAATGACCTACCGCTACTGGCCATGGAGTACTGCTCCAAAGGAGATCTACGCAAG ATGCTCAACAAGCCAGAAAATTGTTGTGGGCTTAAGGAAAGTGAGGTTCTCTCACTGCTCAGTGACATAG GTTCTGGTATCCGGTACCTCCACGCCAACAAGATCATCCACCGAGACCTCAAGCCAGAGAACATAGTCCTTCAGGATGTCAGGGGGAAG CTCGTCCACAAAATCATTGATCTGGGCTATGCAAAGGACCTGGACCAGGGTAGTCTCTGCACATCTTTTGTCGGTACTCTGCAGTATCTG gCTCCAGAGCTCTTTGAGAACAAGCCCTACACGGTGACTGTGGATTACTGGAGCTTCGGGACGATGATATTTGAGTGCGTGTGCGGCTTTCGGCCCTTTCTACACCACATGCAGCCTGTTCAGTG GACGAGCAAAGTGAAGAATAAAGGTCCTAAAGATATCATGGCTGTCGAGGACATGAATGGGGAAGTCAGGTTCTCGACACACCTTCCCTATCCGAACAACCTCAGCAG accctTACTGGAGCCTGTCGAGTCTCTTCTGCAGATGATGCTCCTGTGGGACCCTGCTACCCGAGGGGGGGGCACAGACCCGGAGAGCAACCATCCCTGCTTTTACACTACATTGCACAATATCCTCAGCATGAAG gtGATCCACGTGCTGGACATGACGTCGGCCCAGCTACACTCCATAGTGCTGGGCCCCGAGGAGAGTCTGCACTCCCTGCAGCAGCGGCTGGAGacccacacccactcacacgtCCCCCCCCGCAGCCAGGAGCTGCTCCTGGAGACGGGCGTGTCGCTGGACCCCCGCTGGCCCCCCGCCCACTGCCTCCCCGAGGGGCTG GCCGGCTGGGACCGGTCCATAGTGTACCTCTTCGACAAGAGCCTGACCAAGTACTCCGGCCCGCTGACCGCCCGACCTCTGCCGGACAGCGTCAACTTCATAG TGCGAGAGACCAAGACCCAGCTGCCGCTCGCTGCGCTGAGGAAGGTGTGGGGAGAGGCGGTCAGCTACATCTGTGGGCTGAAGCAGGACTACGTCCGGCTGTACGGGGGACGGGAGGCCGCCAT GAGGAGTCTGCTACATTACAACACAAACCTAACGCGCTACAAGAACATGCTGTTCTCCCAGTCCCAGCAGCTCAGAGCCAAACTGGCCTTCTTCAAGATCAGCATCCAGAACGACCTGGAGCTCTACTCtgagcaaagacacacaggcaTTT CTTCAGAGAAGATGCTGAAGACCTGGAATGAAAACGAAGAGAAGGCTGCTGCGTTTACACAG GTGGCTGAGGTCGGTTATCTGGATGAAGAGATTGTCTCTCTGCACTGTGAGATTGTGGAGTTGAGGAGAAGTCCATTCGCTCGCAGTCAAGGAGACGTTATGGGGCAGCT GGAGGAGAAAGCGATTGAACTCTACAAGCAACTGAAAGCCAAATGCAAAA GTCCTGACCCGCCACACGGTTACAGCGATAGCTCCGAGATGGTGAAAGCTATTCTTCAGACAGTTCAGAACCAGGACCGGGTCTTGAAGGACTTATACACTCACCTGAG CACCATACTGGTGTGTAAACAACGCATCGTCGATCTGTTCCCTAAGCTGGAGGGGGCGGTAGAGAGCATCAAGGCAGCGGAGACGACAGTGATGCAGATGCAAATGAAGCGACAGAAAGAGTTCTGGTATCTGTTGAAGATTGCCAGG GCCCAGACAGAACCTCCCTCACTACCAACTGTTCCCAAGACAACTGCAAG TGAGACGGTTCATCAATTATTGGAAGAGAATCAGCATTACCTCAGTCAACTGACTTCTCTGCTTCAGGACACGACTCAAGAGACTGGAAACAGTGTCATG GATGAGGACTGGAGTTGGATACAGCATGATTCAGGAAAAGCTCAATCTCTGATCTCATAA
- the LOC130404470 gene encoding inhibitor of nuclear factor kappa-B kinase subunit alpha-like isoform X2, translating into MERAALRQTQQCGPWEMKERLGTGGFGHVNLYQHLETGDKIALKLCRLELNQKNKDRWSREIQIMKKLSHVNVVEAREVPLELSSIGLNDLPLLAMEYCSKGDLRKMLNKPENCCGLKESEVLSLLSDIGSGIRYLHANKIIHRDLKPENIVLQDVRGKLVHKIIDLGYAKDLDQGSLCTSFVGTLQYLAPELFENKPYTVTVDYWSFGTMIFECVCGFRPFLHHMQPVQWTSKVKNKGPKDIMAVEDMNGEVRFSTHLPYPNNLSRPLLEPVESLLQMMLLWDPATRGGGTDPESNHPCFYTTLHNILSMKVIHVLDMTSAQLHSIVLGPEESLHSLQQRLETHTHSHVPPRSQELLLETGVSLDPRWPPAHCLPEGLAGWDRSIVYLFDKSLTKYSGPLTARPLPDSVNFIVRETKTQLPLAALRKVWGEAVSYICGLKQDYVRLYGGREAAMRSLLHYNTNLTRYKNMLFSQSQQLRAKLAFFKISIQNDLELYSEQRHTGISSEKMLKTWNENEEKAAAFTQVAEVGYLDEEIVSLHCEIVELRRSPFARSQGDVMGQLEEKAIELYKQLKAKCKSPDPPHGYSDSSEMVKAILQTVQNQDRVLKDLYTHLSTILVCKQRIVDLFPKLEGAVESIKAAETTVMQMQMKRQKEFWYLLKIARAQTEPPSLPTVPKTTARTRLKRLETVSWMRTGVGYSMIQEKLNL; encoded by the exons ATGGAGAGAGCTGCCCTCAGACAGACCCAGCAGTGCGGTCCCTGGGAGATGAAGGAGCGGCTGGGAACAGGAGGATTCGGCCATGTGAACCTCTACCAACATCta GAGACGGGAGACAAGATTGCTTTGAAACTTTGCCGCCTAGAATTGAACCAAAAGAACAAAGATCGCTGGAGCAGAGAGATACAAATAATGAAAAA GCTGAGTCATGTGAACGTAGTGGAAGCAAGAGAAGTTCCATTAGAACTGAGTTCCATCGGACTTAATGACCTACCGCTACTGGCCATGGAGTACTGCTCCAAAGGAGATCTACGCAAG ATGCTCAACAAGCCAGAAAATTGTTGTGGGCTTAAGGAAAGTGAGGTTCTCTCACTGCTCAGTGACATAG GTTCTGGTATCCGGTACCTCCACGCCAACAAGATCATCCACCGAGACCTCAAGCCAGAGAACATAGTCCTTCAGGATGTCAGGGGGAAG CTCGTCCACAAAATCATTGATCTGGGCTATGCAAAGGACCTGGACCAGGGTAGTCTCTGCACATCTTTTGTCGGTACTCTGCAGTATCTG gCTCCAGAGCTCTTTGAGAACAAGCCCTACACGGTGACTGTGGATTACTGGAGCTTCGGGACGATGATATTTGAGTGCGTGTGCGGCTTTCGGCCCTTTCTACACCACATGCAGCCTGTTCAGTG GACGAGCAAAGTGAAGAATAAAGGTCCTAAAGATATCATGGCTGTCGAGGACATGAATGGGGAAGTCAGGTTCTCGACACACCTTCCCTATCCGAACAACCTCAGCAG accctTACTGGAGCCTGTCGAGTCTCTTCTGCAGATGATGCTCCTGTGGGACCCTGCTACCCGAGGGGGGGGCACAGACCCGGAGAGCAACCATCCCTGCTTTTACACTACATTGCACAATATCCTCAGCATGAAG gtGATCCACGTGCTGGACATGACGTCGGCCCAGCTACACTCCATAGTGCTGGGCCCCGAGGAGAGTCTGCACTCCCTGCAGCAGCGGCTGGAGacccacacccactcacacgtCCCCCCCCGCAGCCAGGAGCTGCTCCTGGAGACGGGCGTGTCGCTGGACCCCCGCTGGCCCCCCGCCCACTGCCTCCCCGAGGGGCTG GCCGGCTGGGACCGGTCCATAGTGTACCTCTTCGACAAGAGCCTGACCAAGTACTCCGGCCCGCTGACCGCCCGACCTCTGCCGGACAGCGTCAACTTCATAG TGCGAGAGACCAAGACCCAGCTGCCGCTCGCTGCGCTGAGGAAGGTGTGGGGAGAGGCGGTCAGCTACATCTGTGGGCTGAAGCAGGACTACGTCCGGCTGTACGGGGGACGGGAGGCCGCCAT GAGGAGTCTGCTACATTACAACACAAACCTAACGCGCTACAAGAACATGCTGTTCTCCCAGTCCCAGCAGCTCAGAGCCAAACTGGCCTTCTTCAAGATCAGCATCCAGAACGACCTGGAGCTCTACTCtgagcaaagacacacaggcaTTT CTTCAGAGAAGATGCTGAAGACCTGGAATGAAAACGAAGAGAAGGCTGCTGCGTTTACACAG GTGGCTGAGGTCGGTTATCTGGATGAAGAGATTGTCTCTCTGCACTGTGAGATTGTGGAGTTGAGGAGAAGTCCATTCGCTCGCAGTCAAGGAGACGTTATGGGGCAGCT GGAGGAGAAAGCGATTGAACTCTACAAGCAACTGAAAGCCAAATGCAAAA GTCCTGACCCGCCACACGGTTACAGCGATAGCTCCGAGATGGTGAAAGCTATTCTTCAGACAGTTCAGAACCAGGACCGGGTCTTGAAGGACTTATACACTCACCTGAG CACCATACTGGTGTGTAAACAACGCATCGTCGATCTGTTCCCTAAGCTGGAGGGGGCGGTAGAGAGCATCAAGGCAGCGGAGACGACAGTGATGCAGATGCAAATGAAGCGACAGAAAGAGTTCTGGTATCTGTTGAAGATTGCCAGG GCCCAGACAGAACCTCCCTCACTACCAACTGTTCCCAAGACAACTGCAAG GACACGACTCAAGAGACTGGAAACAGTGTCATG GATGAGGACTGGAGTTGGATACAGCATGATTCAGGAAAAGCTCAATCTCTGA
- the LOC130404669 gene encoding tissue-type plasminogen activator-like, giving the protein MRNMKLLVILVFIVVSIDEVNSLRRSERQKAQRAGKICVTGDGSNYRGTVSTSARGRRCLDWDLFSSWEHYHPSKGLGPHNHCRNPNKSLKPWCRVRRGGRIIREFCGVRKCMPEAAPVTTTQPKASVDTELTCGERTERRSNRVVGGVVAPIQAHPWVTAIYRQRSFLCGGTLIAPCWVLTAAHCFADG; this is encoded by the exons ATGAGGAATATGAAGCTGTTAGTCATCTTGGTGTTCATTGTGGTCAGCATTGACGAG GTGAACTCACTTCGACGGTCCGAGAGACAAAAAGCACAACGCGCAG GGAAAATTTGTGTGACTGGAGATGGGAGCAACTACAGAGGCACTGTGTCCACCTCAGCCCGAGGCCGTCGATGCCTTGACTGGGacctcttctcctcctgggAGCACTATCACCCCTCCAAGGGCCTGGGGCCACACAACCACTGCAG AAATCCCAACAAAAGCCTGAAGCCATGGTGTCGCGtgcgaagaggaggaagaataaTCAGAGAGTTCTGCGGCGTTCGCAAATGCATGCCCGAAGCAG CTCCTGTTACAACCACACAACCCAAGGCTTCTGTGGACACAG AGCTGACCTGCGGCGAGCGGACCGAGCGCCGGAGCAACAGGGTCGTGGGGGGCGTCGTGGCACCCATCCAGGCCCACCCGTGGGTGACCGCCATCTACCGGCAGCGCAGCTTCCTGTGCGGAGGAACCCTCATCGCACCCTGCTGGGTCCTCACCGCCGCGCACTGCTTCGCTGACGGGTGA
- the LOC130404908 gene encoding urokinase-type plasminogen activator-like produces LAIGLCLRSTYIPGEQLSVYLGKSALNETDPEKEQRFTVEQLVIHAEYNSGGVDYENDIALLRIRGGSDGACAARTDWTRTACLPPLHTKLPAGMRCTVAGYGREVDGGLYNSQYLREAKVQLLSQGVCRSNYAEKLTDNMLCAASPDWSRDACQGDSGGPLVCETGGRAFLYGVVSWGNGCARRNKPGVYTRLTNYNGWIAEQTGLPSYTAGAMYPKKW; encoded by the exons TTGGCCATCGGTCTCTGTCTCCGTAGCACCTACATTCCGGGAGAACAACTGTCTGTGTACCTGGGGAAGAGCGCCCTCAACGAGACGGACCCGGAGAAGGAGCAGCGGTTCACTGTGGAACAGCTGGTCATACACGCCGAATACAACAGCGGAGGAGTGGACTATGAGAATGACATAG CGCTGTTGAGGATACGCGGCGGCAGTGATGGTGCTTGCGCTGCTCGGACCGACTGGACCCGCACGGCgtgtctgccccccctccacaccaAACTGCCTGCTGGGATGCGGTGCACCGTCGCCGGCTATGGCCGTGAGGTTGACG gtGGACTCTATAATTCCCAGTACCTGCGGGAGGCGAAGGTGCAGCTGCTCTCACAGGGCGTCTGTAGGTCCAACTACGCTGAGAAACTCACGGACAACATGCTCTGTGCCGCCAGTCCAGACTGGAGCAGAGACGCCTgccaa ggagACTCCGGGGGCCCGCTGGTTTGCGAGACGGGGGGCCGGGCGTTCCTCTACGGGGTGGTCAGCTGGGGCAACGGCTGTGCCCGGAGGAACAAGCCGGGGGTGTACACACGACTGACCAACTACAACGGCTGGATCGCCGAGCAGACAGGCCTGCCGTCCTACACCGCCGGAGCCATGTACCCCAAGAAGTGGTGA